The proteins below are encoded in one region of Nitrosomonas ureae:
- the glcF gene encoding glycolate oxidase subunit GlcF: MQTKLADFIKNSPQEQEADAILRSCVHCGFCLATCPTYQILGDELDSPRGRIYLMKQMLEGQSVTQKTQLHLDRCLTCRACETTCPSGVRYGALVDISRGIIEKQVKRNLGSAVFRYTLRKILPNPLLFNILFRMGQIVRPFLSRSLKRKIPVKSGSINAWPAERHARKMLILAGCVQPSLAPNINIATARVLNSLGISLIKAENAGCCGAVTFHLNAQQDGLNYMRRNIDAWWPIVEQKEIEAIVMTASGCGVTVKEYGHLLSHDPDYAEKAANISALTKDISEVLLAETGNLQKLIKLRLEPNHTKLSFHSPCTLQHGMKIRGVVEQILTLAGFDLTVVPNAHLCCGSAGTYSILQPELSQQLLKNKVIALESGKPAKVATANIGCLMHLQNGTSVPVKHWIELLDERLTCHNG; the protein is encoded by the coding sequence ATGCAAACTAAGCTTGCTGATTTTATAAAGAATTCGCCGCAGGAACAGGAAGCGGATGCCATTCTACGCAGTTGTGTACATTGTGGTTTTTGTCTGGCTACTTGTCCCACTTATCAGATTCTGGGGGATGAGCTGGATAGTCCGCGCGGTCGTATTTATCTGATGAAGCAGATGCTGGAAGGGCAATCGGTAACGCAAAAAACGCAATTGCATCTGGATCGCTGTCTCACTTGCCGTGCCTGTGAAACAACTTGCCCATCAGGAGTACGTTACGGTGCCTTGGTGGATATCAGCCGTGGTATTATCGAGAAACAGGTAAAACGTAATCTTGGATCAGCAGTTTTTCGTTATACATTGCGAAAAATATTACCTAATCCATTGTTGTTCAATATATTATTTAGAATGGGTCAGATCGTTCGCCCATTCTTATCACGAAGTCTCAAAAGAAAAATTCCGGTTAAGTCTGGCTCTATCAATGCATGGCCTGCAGAGCGGCACGCGCGCAAGATGCTGATTCTTGCTGGTTGCGTGCAACCCTCATTGGCGCCTAATATTAATATCGCTACTGCACGGGTACTCAACAGCTTGGGCATATCACTGATCAAGGCTGAAAATGCAGGATGTTGCGGTGCGGTTACTTTTCATTTGAATGCTCAGCAAGATGGGCTTAATTATATGCGGCGTAATATTGATGCTTGGTGGCCTATAGTTGAGCAAAAAGAGATCGAAGCGATTGTGATGACGGCCAGTGGATGTGGTGTAACGGTTAAAGAATATGGACATTTATTAAGTCATGATCCGGATTATGCGGAGAAAGCTGCAAATATTTCAGCTTTGACCAAAGATATTAGTGAAGTGTTACTAGCTGAAACCGGGAATCTGCAAAAATTGATCAAATTGAGATTAGAGCCGAATCACACGAAATTATCTTTTCATTCTCCCTGTACCCTGCAGCATGGCATGAAAATTCGTGGAGTAGTGGAGCAAATTCTGACTCTTGCTGGTTTTGATTTAACCGTTGTGCCCAATGCACACCTGTGTTGCGGTTCAGCAGGTACTTATTCAATTTTACAGCCTGAGCTTTCGCAGCAATTATTGAAAAACAAAGTCATTGCTCTTGAATCCGGAAAACCGGCTAAGGTTGCTACTGCGAATATCGGGTGTTTGATGCATCTGCAAAACGGCACATCAGTACCTGTTAAACACTGGATTGAATTATTGGACGAACGGTTAACCTGCCACAACGGTTAA
- a CDS encoding rhodanese-like domain-containing protein: MELSLFQDHFLLRLENLLFVITAVVSGSLLLWPMFTQRGIKEVDTRAAVQLINYQDALVLDVRDDSEYTAGHLPNSKHIPAEKIAERWTEIQKFKEKPIIVIYRGGIRSNNPSLVLRKNGFAQVINLMGGIDAWKRAGLPIAKR; the protein is encoded by the coding sequence ATGGAATTATCACTATTTCAAGATCATTTTTTGCTCAGATTAGAAAATTTACTCTTTGTTATTACTGCAGTAGTCAGTGGATCGTTGTTGCTATGGCCAATGTTTACACAGCGTGGCATAAAAGAAGTTGATACGCGCGCCGCTGTGCAATTGATCAACTATCAGGATGCACTAGTGCTTGATGTTCGTGATGATAGTGAGTATACCGCGGGTCATTTACCGAACTCCAAGCATATTCCGGCTGAAAAAATTGCGGAACGCTGGACAGAGATTCAGAAGTTTAAAGAGAAACCCATTATCGTAATATATCGCGGTGGTATTCGATCGAATAATCCCAGTTTGGTTTTGAGGAAAAATGGCTTTGCTCAGGTAATTAATCTCATGGGCGGCATTGACGCATGGAAGCGCGCTGGTTTGCCTATTGCCAAGCGCTAA
- the grxC gene encoding glutaredoxin 3 — MSKVIMYTTGFCPYCKMAESLLRSKDVEVIEKIRIDLEPDQRVEMMDKTGRRTVPQIYIGGHYVGGYDDLTQLDRKGELVALLAM; from the coding sequence ATGTCCAAAGTGATTATGTATACGACAGGCTTCTGCCCTTATTGTAAAATGGCGGAAAGCCTATTGCGTTCAAAAGACGTTGAGGTAATTGAGAAAATTCGTATTGACCTGGAGCCTGATCAGCGTGTTGAGATGATGGATAAAACCGGTCGCCGCACTGTTCCGCAGATTTATATCGGTGGGCACTATGTGGGAGGTTATGACGATTTAACACAACTTGATCGTAAGGGGGAGTTGGTGGCATTACTGGCAATGTAA
- the secB gene encoding protein-export chaperone SecB, translated as MSEQLQPVFAIEKIYVKDLSLEIPNAPNIFLERDTPEINLQLGTRNQSIDNGLYEVQLTVTVTAKIKDKIMFLVEAQQAGIFRIQNISNEEIDPVLGIGCPNILFPYLREVVSDIVTRAGFPPVILNPVNFEAIYQQKKAEPSTH; from the coding sequence ATGAGTGAGCAACTACAACCAGTTTTTGCCATAGAAAAAATTTATGTAAAGGATTTGTCTTTGGAGATTCCCAATGCACCCAATATCTTTTTGGAAAGGGATACACCTGAGATTAATCTGCAACTTGGAACTAGAAATCAGAGTATTGATAATGGATTATACGAAGTGCAGTTAACGGTAACGGTTACCGCAAAGATTAAAGATAAAATAATGTTTTTGGTTGAGGCTCAACAGGCCGGTATTTTTCGTATTCAAAATATTTCGAATGAGGAAATAGATCCGGTTCTGGGTATTGGATGTCCTAATATTCTTTTTCCATATTTGCGTGAGGTAGTATCGGATATTGTGACTAGAGCCGGTTTTCCGCCAGTGATTCTTAATCCGGTAAATTTTGAAGCGATCTATCAACAAAAAAAAGCAGAACCCAGTACACACTAA
- a CDS encoding SH3 domain-containing protein, translating into MKKEFQDLTLRLEYKMLAAMMSIMFLYPGYVTADMEFFSIAENAIIMYDAPSLQADKLFVAGRHLPVEVVVDVDGWAKIRDSSGSLAWVQKKDLSQQRYVIVTVPLADVHQSADVKSELIFQVEENIVMEWMQSDIQGWVKVRHRDGQAGYIKVNQVWGS; encoded by the coding sequence ATGAAAAAAGAATTCCAAGATCTGACACTTAGATTGGAATATAAAATGCTGGCTGCAATGATGAGCATAATGTTTTTATATCCTGGGTATGTCACAGCTGACATGGAATTTTTTTCAATAGCTGAGAATGCAATCATTATGTATGACGCTCCGTCGCTACAAGCTGATAAATTATTTGTTGCGGGTCGTCATCTGCCAGTTGAAGTCGTAGTGGATGTCGATGGATGGGCAAAAATCCGTGATAGTAGCGGGAGTCTTGCGTGGGTTCAAAAGAAAGATTTGAGCCAGCAACGCTATGTCATTGTGACAGTGCCATTGGCTGATGTTCACCAGTCTGCTGATGTTAAATCGGAATTAATATTTCAAGTTGAAGAGAATATCGTTATGGAGTGGATGCAGTCGGATATTCAAGGGTGGGTAAAAGTGCGGCATAGAGACGGTCAGGCAGGCTACATCAAAGTCAATCAGGTTTGGGGTTCATGA
- a CDS encoding NAD(P)H-dependent glycerol-3-phosphate dehydrogenase, whose protein sequence is MKIAVLGAGAWGSALAISFSARHQINLWTKDPDHASDMDSRRINQSFLPEHSLPEALNITSQLTEALDNVDLALLVVPIVGLRETLRTIAASNIRVPLIWGCKGLETGTAYLPHQIVAEEYDVTLSRCGVLSGPSFAEEVARGLPTALTFASTDHEFSSRISVELHSSRLRIYTSEDIIGVETGGAIKNVITIAAGISDGIGFGHNARAALITRGLMEITRLGLSLGGKMETFIGLAGVGDLILTSTGDLSRNRQVGLMLAAGKTLHDILNELGHVAEGVHAALSVLQLGKRLNIEMPITQAICSILHEGVSARRAVEVLLNREQKSEIY, encoded by the coding sequence ATGAAGATTGCTGTACTGGGCGCAGGTGCATGGGGTTCCGCATTAGCAATTAGTTTTTCTGCACGTCATCAAATAAATTTGTGGACAAAGGATCCAGACCATGCGAGTGACATGGATAGCAGGCGCATTAACCAATCCTTTTTGCCAGAGCATTCGTTACCTGAGGCGCTAAATATTACCTCGCAACTCACTGAAGCGCTTGATAATGTTGATCTTGCTTTGCTTGTTGTTCCCATTGTAGGTTTACGCGAAACTTTACGAACTATCGCTGCGAGCAATATCAGAGTGCCGCTTATATGGGGATGTAAGGGCTTAGAGACAGGAACCGCTTATCTGCCCCATCAGATCGTTGCGGAAGAATATGACGTAACGCTTTCTCGCTGCGGGGTTTTATCGGGCCCTAGTTTTGCAGAAGAAGTTGCACGAGGGTTACCGACAGCTTTAACATTTGCTTCTACCGATCATGAATTTTCAAGCAGAATATCAGTAGAATTACATAGCTCAAGACTGAGAATCTATACGAGCGAAGACATTATTGGTGTGGAAACTGGAGGTGCGATAAAGAATGTAATTACTATCGCCGCAGGTATTTCTGACGGCATTGGGTTTGGTCACAATGCGCGTGCCGCATTAATCACACGTGGATTAATGGAAATCACTAGACTGGGACTTAGCCTGGGTGGAAAGATGGAGACTTTTATCGGGTTGGCGGGGGTAGGTGATTTGATTCTGACAAGTACTGGCGATTTATCACGGAATAGGCAAGTAGGATTGATGTTAGCCGCAGGGAAAACATTACACGATATTTTAAATGAGCTTGGGCATGTTGCTGAAGGTGTGCATGCAGCGCTATCAGTGCTGCAGTTAGGTAAAAGATTAAATATTGAAATGCCCATCACACAGGCAATTTGCAGTATTTTACATGAAGGTGTGTCAGCACGGCGTGCTGTCGAGGTGTTGTTAAATCGTGAGCAGAAATCAGAAATTTATTGA
- a CDS encoding HU family DNA-binding protein produces MNKSELIEAIAKSAKISKASAGSALDGALTAIKGALKKNESVTLVGFGTFKVGTRAARTGRNPRTGAAIKIKAAKVPKFSAGKALKDAVN; encoded by the coding sequence ATGAACAAATCCGAACTTATTGAAGCTATCGCAAAATCGGCTAAAATTTCCAAAGCCTCGGCAGGAAGTGCATTGGATGGAGCATTAACTGCAATAAAGGGAGCGCTTAAAAAGAATGAGAGTGTAACTTTGGTCGGATTTGGGACTTTTAAAGTAGGTACACGAGCTGCGCGTACGGGTCGTAATCCTCGTACCGGCGCAGCTATTAAAATCAAAGCGGCTAAGGTTCCTAAATTCAGTGCTGGTAAAGCGCTCAAAGATGCAGTAAACTAG
- a CDS encoding SurA N-terminal domain-containing protein yields the protein MFDLVNRKKRVVQVILGLAVLPFMFWGVESYRNDGSEGYVAVVEGEEISRREYEQALRDHHERVRAMLGANFDSAMLDNFEVKNSVLERLIQQRLLYQEAVKNGFVVLDSQLIKTIQDVQAFQKNNKFSKQQYEKLLLNQDLTPAIFELRVRNELLLQQLLDGYSENAITPRSTTERVQYLSEVRREISQSKIAPDQFLSQVIPEEADIAAYYEQHKIDFDLPERAKVEYLVLSLDKVAKNEFVSDEAINTYFSEHQSEFGQSEERKASHILISVSTDAPEEEKRIARDKVERILEQVKQDPDQFAEIAKEHSDDPGSAMRGGDLGFFGHGVMVKSFEDKIFSMQLDEISDIVETDFGLHIIKLTAIKEERHPDLEEVREQIENTLKVEMVKSVFGEIVEDFSNVVYEQGESLHAAAEKFELIIEKSDWITRDSKEPAILANENLLSAIFSDDVISNNRNTEAIEVNPDTFVSARIIEYKPATSQSLAVVKDEIVEKLKKEMAVSMAVAEGQERLARLQAGEVLDDVAWDDAQLISYMQPQGLDHEALRAIFRAEVDELPAYVGAVKPEGGFNLIRISKVVEPGSDETTTPENFAKQLQQMITQEEISSYLAAIRQRYDVKIKQNNF from the coding sequence GTGTTTGATCTAGTCAATCGAAAAAAGCGTGTTGTTCAAGTAATTCTGGGCTTAGCAGTGTTACCCTTTATGTTTTGGGGTGTGGAATCCTATAGGAATGATGGTAGCGAAGGTTATGTTGCGGTCGTCGAAGGTGAGGAAATCTCTCGGCGAGAATATGAACAAGCATTACGTGATCATCATGAAAGAGTACGGGCTATGCTTGGTGCAAATTTTGATAGCGCAATGCTTGATAATTTTGAAGTGAAAAATTCTGTACTTGAAAGACTGATTCAGCAGCGGTTATTGTACCAAGAAGCTGTTAAAAATGGCTTCGTTGTTTTGGATTCACAGCTAATCAAGACAATTCAAGATGTCCAGGCATTCCAAAAGAATAATAAGTTCTCCAAACAGCAGTATGAAAAATTGTTGCTTAATCAAGATCTTACGCCTGCAATATTTGAGTTGCGTGTACGTAATGAATTATTGCTGCAACAATTACTTGATGGATATAGTGAAAATGCCATTACGCCAAGAAGTACTACTGAGAGAGTACAGTATCTTAGTGAGGTACGGCGTGAAATCAGTCAATCGAAAATTGCACCGGATCAGTTCCTATCTCAGGTCATACCTGAAGAAGCAGATATTGCGGCTTATTATGAGCAGCATAAAATAGATTTTGATTTGCCGGAACGTGCCAAAGTTGAATATCTGGTTTTGTCCTTGGATAAGGTAGCAAAAAATGAGTTTGTGAGTGACGAGGCGATCAATACATATTTTTCAGAACATCAATCGGAGTTTGGTCAATCTGAGGAGCGTAAGGCTAGTCACATATTAATCAGTGTATCCACAGATGCGCCAGAGGAAGAAAAGCGGATAGCGCGAGATAAGGTTGAGAGGATTTTGGAGCAGGTTAAACAAGACCCTGATCAATTCGCAGAAATAGCCAAGGAGCATTCAGATGATCCCGGTTCAGCCATGCGAGGAGGCGATCTTGGTTTCTTTGGCCATGGTGTTATGGTTAAATCTTTTGAAGATAAGATTTTTTCGATGCAATTGGATGAAATCAGCGACATAGTGGAGACAGATTTTGGTCTGCATATAATCAAATTAACGGCAATTAAGGAAGAGCGGCATCCAGATCTGGAAGAGGTTCGTGAACAAATTGAGAATACGCTCAAAGTTGAAATGGTAAAAAGTGTTTTTGGTGAGATTGTTGAAGACTTTAGCAATGTTGTTTATGAACAGGGTGAAAGCCTGCACGCAGCAGCGGAAAAATTTGAACTAATCATCGAGAAGAGTGATTGGATTACAAGAGATTCAAAAGAGCCTGCGATCCTTGCCAATGAAAATTTGTTATCAGCAATTTTCTCAGATGATGTTATTTCAAATAACCGCAACACGGAAGCTATCGAGGTTAACCCTGATACATTTGTTTCTGCTCGAATTATTGAATATAAACCGGCTACTTCGCAATCGCTAGCAGTTGTGAAGGATGAGATTGTGGAGAAACTCAAGAAAGAGATGGCTGTATCAATGGCTGTAGCAGAGGGACAAGAAAGGCTTGCCCGATTGCAGGCGGGGGAGGTTCTTGATGATGTTGCCTGGGATGATGCGCAGTTGATTTCTTATATGCAGCCACAAGGATTAGATCATGAGGCTTTACGGGCTATTTTTCGAGCAGAAGTTGATGAACTTCCGGCTTATGTCGGTGCGGTTAAGCCGGAAGGCGGATTCAATTTGATACGAATTAGCAAAGTCGTAGAACCTGGGTCAGATGAAACAACAACGCCTGAAAACTTCGCTAAACAATTGCAGCAGATGATAACGCAGGAAGAAATATCGTCTTATCTGGCTGCAATCAGACAACGGTATGATGTCAAAATTAAACAGAATAATTTCTGA
- a CDS encoding enoyl-ACP reductase FabI, translating to MGFLANKRVLITGLLSNRSIAYGIAKAMKREDASLAFTYQSEELRGRVEKLAAEFDSNLLFPCNVASDDEISMCFEQLQKHWDGLDCIIHSIAFAPREALSGDYLESVNREVFQIAHDISAYSFSALAKAALPLMQDRNGALLTLSYLGAVRVMPNYNVMGLAKASLEANVRFMASSLGQKGIRVNAISAGPIKTLAASGIGNFGKLLGYTEKVSPLRRNVTIEEVGNVAAFLCSDLASGITGEITYVDAGFNTVAFNLSD from the coding sequence ATGGGATTTCTCGCAAATAAACGCGTGCTCATCACTGGATTACTCAGTAATCGCTCAATTGCTTATGGTATCGCCAAGGCCATGAAACGCGAAGATGCATCATTAGCGTTCACTTATCAAAGTGAAGAACTTCGTGGACGGGTTGAGAAGCTGGCCGCTGAATTTGACAGCAACTTACTTTTTCCCTGCAATGTAGCTAGCGACGATGAAATATCGATGTGCTTTGAGCAACTGCAGAAACATTGGGATGGGTTGGATTGTATTATCCATTCGATTGCCTTTGCACCCCGAGAAGCCCTAAGTGGAGATTACCTGGAAAGTGTTAATAGAGAGGTTTTTCAAATTGCGCACGACATCAGTGCTTATAGTTTCTCAGCTCTTGCTAAAGCTGCTCTGCCATTAATGCAAGATAGAAATGGCGCACTTTTAACATTAAGCTATTTAGGCGCCGTTCGCGTCATGCCCAACTACAATGTAATGGGGTTAGCCAAAGCCAGTCTTGAAGCAAATGTTCGCTTCATGGCTTCCAGCTTGGGTCAGAAAGGAATACGCGTTAATGCTATCTCTGCCGGGCCAATTAAAACTCTGGCAGCTTCCGGTATTGGAAACTTTGGAAAATTGTTAGGTTATACCGAGAAGGTCTCCCCGCTACGGCGAAATGTCACCATCGAAGAAGTCGGCAATGTCGCCGCCTTTTTATGCAGCGACCTGGCTAGTGGAATTACCGGTGAGATAACTTATGTAGACGCAGGCTTCAATACAGTTGCATTTAATCTCAGTGATTAA
- a CDS encoding ABC transporter substrate-binding protein, with protein sequence MKILLIKFWLLIVIIVQLAACGEYGWNNPYAASDAGKNILYSVFSERPKHLDPVQSYSSNEIQFTAQIYEPPLQYHYLKRPFVLIPATAEEIPVVKYFDAEGNQLPDEAHSDDIVYSVYEISIKPGISFQPHPAFVMNEQGDWLYHALSEDALTSIFKLSDFLYTDTRELEAEDYVYQVKRLAHPRLHSPIYGLMADYIVGLKDYAVKLKHAEQNRAEGETYLDLRKYQLEGIKLIDKYTYSIKIHGKYPQFLYWLAMPFFAPIPWEADRFYAQPGLVQKNITLDWYPVGTGPYMLTENDPNLRMVLEKNPNFREEYYPSIGMAEDEKNGLLKDAGKKLPFIDKVVYTREKESIPRWNKFLQGYYDVTGIGSDSFDQAVQLVGQGEATVTQEMEEQGIRLETTVAVSTYYMGFNMLDPVVGGRNKRERESARKLRQAISIAVDYEEFISIFANGRGIPAQSPISPGIVGYRDGRAGINPIVYDWIGDQPQRKSIKTAKILLAEAGYPNGIDRKTGAPLILYFDVTARSSEDRSKLDWMRKQFQKLNIQLVVRSTDYNRFQDKIRKGNAQIFEWGWNADYPDPENFLFLLYGPQRKVGNSGENAVNYDNEEYNQFFEKMKNMEDGPERQLIIDRMVEILRYDAPWLWGYHPKDYGLYHSWYQNVKPNRISNNNLKYFKIDANLRETKRREWNQPVFWPIALISFILVISIIPAVRAFRRHESSAALRAA encoded by the coding sequence ATGAAAATTTTATTAATTAAATTTTGGCTATTGATTGTTATTATTGTGCAATTAGCTGCATGTGGCGAGTATGGTTGGAATAATCCTTATGCTGCATCGGATGCAGGGAAAAATATTCTTTATAGCGTATTTAGTGAACGCCCTAAGCATCTTGATCCAGTACAATCTTACAGTTCAAACGAAATCCAGTTTACTGCCCAGATTTACGAGCCTCCACTGCAGTATCATTATTTGAAACGACCTTTTGTTTTAATTCCGGCGACTGCGGAAGAAATTCCGGTTGTGAAATATTTTGACGCCGAAGGTAATCAACTGCCGGATGAAGCGCATTCCGACGATATTGTTTATAGTGTTTATGAGATCTCGATTAAACCAGGAATTTCCTTTCAACCACATCCGGCTTTTGTAATGAATGAGCAAGGTGATTGGTTATATCATGCACTAAGCGAGGATGCATTAACATCGATATTTAAGCTGTCCGATTTTTTATATACGGATACTAGAGAGTTGGAAGCCGAAGATTATGTATATCAGGTTAAGCGTCTGGCTCATCCAAGATTGCATTCTCCAATATACGGACTCATGGCGGATTACATAGTAGGGTTGAAGGACTACGCTGTTAAATTGAAGCACGCTGAACAAAATCGAGCTGAGGGAGAAACATACTTGGATCTGAGGAAGTATCAGTTAGAAGGGATTAAACTAATTGACAAATATACTTATAGCATAAAGATACATGGTAAGTACCCTCAATTTCTATATTGGTTGGCTATGCCTTTTTTTGCACCGATTCCTTGGGAAGCAGATCGCTTTTATGCTCAGCCGGGATTAGTGCAGAAAAACATAACACTAGATTGGTATCCGGTTGGTACAGGTCCCTATATGCTCACTGAAAACGATCCCAACCTGCGCATGGTGTTAGAAAAAAATCCGAACTTTCGTGAGGAATACTATCCGTCAATTGGTATGGCTGAGGATGAGAAAAATGGGTTGCTCAAGGATGCAGGAAAAAAACTGCCATTTATTGACAAAGTTGTTTATACCCGCGAAAAAGAAAGCATTCCAAGGTGGAATAAATTTTTACAAGGCTATTATGATGTCACTGGCATAGGCTCAGATAGTTTTGATCAAGCGGTTCAGCTAGTGGGACAAGGAGAGGCTACAGTAACTCAAGAAATGGAAGAGCAAGGGATCAGATTGGAAACAACCGTGGCGGTGTCAACTTATTACATGGGTTTTAACATGTTGGATCCTGTGGTGGGTGGGAGAAATAAACGTGAACGTGAATCAGCTAGAAAGCTTCGGCAAGCAATTTCGATTGCGGTAGATTATGAAGAATTTATTTCAATTTTTGCAAATGGTCGTGGGATACCTGCACAAAGCCCGATTTCGCCTGGAATTGTGGGTTATCGTGATGGCCGAGCAGGTATTAATCCCATAGTATATGACTGGATTGGTGATCAGCCACAGCGAAAATCAATAAAAACTGCCAAGATTTTGCTTGCAGAGGCGGGATATCCAAATGGAATTGATCGGAAAACGGGGGCGCCATTAATTTTGTATTTCGATGTGACAGCGCGTAGTTCTGAGGATAGATCCAAGCTTGATTGGATGCGTAAGCAATTTCAAAAATTAAATATACAATTGGTAGTCAGAAGTACAGATTACAATCGTTTCCAGGATAAAATTCGAAAAGGTAATGCACAAATCTTCGAATGGGGGTGGAATGCAGATTACCCTGATCCGGAGAATTTCTTGTTTTTATTATATGGTCCTCAACGTAAGGTCGGAAATAGCGGTGAGAATGCTGTAAATTATGATAATGAAGAATATAATCAGTTCTTTGAGAAGATGAAGAATATGGAGGACGGACCGGAACGTCAGCTGATCATAGATCGTATGGTAGAGATATTGCGTTATGATGCGCCTTGGTTGTGGGGATATCATCCCAAAGACTATGGTTTGTATCATTCGTGGTATCAGAATGTTAAACCTAATAGAATATCGAATAATAATCTCAAATATTTCAAAATTGATGCCAATTTGCGAGAGACTAAGCGTCGGGAATGGAATCAGCCGGTGTTTTGGCCTATTGCATTAATATCATTTATTCTGGTGATCAGTATTATCCCTGCCGTAAGGGCTTTCCGTCGTCATGAAAGTAGTGCTGCGCTACGTGCAGCCTGA
- a CDS encoding ABC transporter permease translates to MLSYIVRRLFYAVPILIGVNLLTFTLFFVVNTPDDMARMQLGIKYVTPEAIEKWKVERGYNKPLLFNSEAEKLEKLTNTIFFEKSVSMFIFEFGRSDDGRDIAREIKSRMMPSLAIALPVFILGLLVYVTFALLMVFFRATYIDFWGVVLCVALMSISSLFYIIVGQFLVSKLWHWVPISGYGTGLDATKFLVLPVLIGVISSAGSHIRWYRTIFLEEMNKEYVRTARAKGLSERIVLFRHVLKNALIPILTGAVVVVPLLFLGSLLVESFFGIPGLGSYTIDAINSQDFAIVRAMVFLGSMLYILGLILTDISYTFVDPRIRLT, encoded by the coding sequence ATGTTGAGTTATATTGTTAGACGTTTGTTTTATGCGGTACCGATTTTAATCGGGGTTAATTTACTTACATTCACTTTGTTTTTTGTAGTGAATACACCTGACGATATGGCGCGCATGCAGTTGGGTATCAAGTATGTTACGCCCGAAGCAATTGAAAAATGGAAAGTTGAGCGAGGTTACAATAAACCTCTATTGTTCAATTCCGAAGCTGAGAAACTGGAAAAGCTGACGAATACCATTTTCTTCGAGAAATCAGTTTCAATGTTTATCTTTGAGTTTGGGCGTTCCGATGATGGTCGGGATATCGCACGAGAAATTAAATCGCGCATGATGCCAAGTCTTGCCATTGCGTTACCTGTATTTATACTGGGGTTGCTTGTGTATGTCACTTTTGCATTGTTGATGGTTTTTTTTCGTGCTACCTATATCGATTTCTGGGGCGTAGTTCTATGTGTGGCGTTGATGTCTATTTCAAGCTTATTTTATATTATCGTTGGACAGTTTTTAGTAAGCAAGTTATGGCATTGGGTGCCCATATCGGGTTATGGAACTGGATTAGATGCAACCAAATTTTTGGTGCTGCCGGTGTTAATTGGAGTCATTAGTAGTGCTGGATCGCATATTCGTTGGTATCGTACAATATTTTTAGAGGAGATGAATAAAGAATATGTGCGTACAGCTAGAGCGAAAGGGCTATCGGAGCGTATCGTTTTATTCAGGCATGTGCTTAAGAATGCATTAATTCCAATCCTAACTGGTGCGGTTGTTGTGGTGCCTCTATTGTTTTTGGGCAGTTTGCTAGTCGAGTCTTTTTTCGGCATCCCCGGGCTTGGCAGTTACACGATTGATGCAATTAATTCACAGGATTTTGCAATTGTCAGAGCGATGGTTTTTTTGGGCTCAATGCTTTATATCCTGGGCCTGATTCTAACCGATATTTCTTATACGTTTGTTGATCCTAGGATTCGACTTACTTAG